A portion of the Tenacibaculum todarodis genome contains these proteins:
- the pyrH gene encoding UMP kinase produces MQYKRILLKLSGEALMGDRQYGIDPKRLKEYAQEIKQVLATGVEIAIVIGGGNIFRGVAGAANGMDRVQGDHMGMLATCINGLALQSALEDEDVHTRLQTALEIKEVAEPYIKRKAIRHLEKGRVVIFGAGTGNPYFTTDTAAVLRAIEIDADAILKGTRVNGIYNVDPEKDKNAIKFDTITFKDVIKKGLKVMDMTAFTLSEENKLPIIVFDMNTKGNLLKLISGEQIGTVVDN; encoded by the coding sequence ATGCAATACAAAAGAATTCTTTTAAAATTAAGCGGAGAAGCCTTAATGGGCGATAGACAATATGGTATTGACCCAAAACGTCTTAAAGAATATGCTCAAGAAATAAAACAAGTATTAGCAACAGGTGTAGAAATTGCTATTGTTATTGGTGGAGGAAATATCTTTAGAGGAGTTGCTGGTGCAGCAAACGGGATGGATCGAGTACAAGGAGATCACATGGGAATGTTAGCAACTTGTATCAATGGTTTAGCTTTACAAAGCGCATTGGAAGACGAAGATGTTCATACACGTTTACAAACTGCATTAGAAATTAAAGAAGTAGCAGAACCATATATTAAAAGAAAAGCAATTCGTCATTTAGAAAAAGGAAGAGTTGTTATTTTTGGAGCTGGAACCGGAAATCCGTATTTTACAACAGATACTGCTGCGGTTTTAAGAGCAATAGAAATTGATGCTGATGCAATTTTAAAGGGAACTCGTGTTAATGGAATATACAACGTAGATCCAGAAAAAGATAAAAATGCTATAAAATTTGATACTATTACCTTTAAAGATGTAATCAAAAAAGGGTTAAAAGTAATGGATATGACAGCTTTTACATTAAGTGAAGAAAACAAACTTCCAATTATTGTTTTTGATATGAATACAAAAGGAAATTTACTAAAATTGATTTCTGGAGAACAAATTGGAACAGTAGTTGATAATTAA
- the frr gene encoding ribosome recycling factor, translating to MNEETEFIIDTAKEAMNSAIEHLVKELRAIRAGKASPSMLANVKVDYYGSATPLGQVANVNTPDARTIAIQPWEKNMLQEIEKAIMNANLGFNPMNNGENIIINVPALTEERRRDLAKQAKAEAEHAKVGIRNARKEANNDIKKTDISDDMKKVAESDIQNLTDTFVKDTEEKLSVKEKEIMTV from the coding sequence ATGAACGAAGAAACAGAATTTATTATAGACACAGCCAAAGAGGCTATGAATAGTGCAATTGAGCATTTAGTTAAAGAATTACGTGCTATTAGAGCAGGTAAAGCATCACCATCAATGTTAGCAAATGTTAAGGTAGATTATTATGGCTCTGCAACACCATTAGGTCAAGTTGCAAACGTTAATACTCCAGATGCAAGAACAATTGCAATACAACCTTGGGAAAAAAACATGTTGCAAGAAATTGAAAAAGCAATTATGAATGCTAATCTTGGCTTTAACCCAATGAATAATGGAGAAAACATTATTATTAATGTTCCCGCTTTAACAGAAGAACGCCGTAGAGATTTAGCAAAACAAGCTAAAGCTGAAGCTGAACACGCAAAAGTTGGTATCCGAAATGCACGTAAAGAGGCAAATAACGACATCAAAAAAACAGATATTTCTGATGATATGAAAAAGGTAGCAGAATCAGATATTCAAAATTTAACAGACACGTTTGTAAAAGACACTGAAGAAAAACTTTCTGTAAAAGAAAAAGAAATTATGACTGTATAA
- the tsf gene encoding translation elongation factor Ts — protein METVKISAADVKKLREATGAGMMDCKKALVEAGGDFDKAIDILRKKGQKIAAKRADRESTEGVAVTRINEANTEGVAIVLACETDFVGKNESFVALGGQFADIALNCADKEAFLAADFGGMTVADKLVEQTGVIGEKLEITAFEKIEAAYVGSYTHIGKIAALVGLSNAVDKADVLSKDVAMQVASMGATTLSYKDFDAAYVAAETEARIAVIEKDNIELGRLGKTLKNVPQFISMSQLSDEVLAKAQEAAKAELAAEGKPEKIWDRILPGKMERFISDNTTLDMEQCLLDQAFIKDEKKNVAEYVKTYGDVSVSGFKRVTLG, from the coding sequence ATGGAAACAGTAAAGATTAGTGCTGCTGATGTTAAAAAATTAAGAGAAGCAACTGGAGCTGGAATGATGGACTGTAAAAAGGCATTAGTTGAAGCTGGAGGAGACTTTGATAAAGCAATTGACATCTTACGTAAAAAAGGTCAGAAGATTGCTGCAAAAAGAGCTGATAGAGAATCTACAGAAGGTGTTGCAGTAACAAGAATTAATGAAGCAAACACAGAAGGTGTTGCTATTGTTTTAGCTTGTGAAACTGATTTTGTTGGTAAAAACGAATCTTTTGTAGCTTTAGGTGGACAATTTGCTGATATCGCATTAAACTGCGCAGACAAAGAAGCTTTCTTAGCTGCAGATTTTGGAGGTATGACAGTTGCTGATAAATTAGTTGAACAAACTGGTGTTATTGGAGAAAAGTTAGAAATAACAGCTTTCGAAAAAATTGAAGCTGCTTATGTTGGTTCTTATACTCATATTGGTAAAATTGCTGCATTAGTAGGTTTATCTAACGCTGTAGATAAAGCAGATGTTTTATCTAAAGACGTTGCTATGCAAGTAGCATCTATGGGAGCAACAACTTTATCTTATAAAGATTTTGACGCTGCTTATGTAGCTGCAGAAACTGAAGCTAGAATTGCTGTTATTGAAAAAGATAATATTGAATTAGGAAGATTAGGGAAAACATTAAAAAATGTACCTCAATTTATTTCTATGTCTCAATTATCTGATGAAGTATTAGCAAAAGCTCAAGAAGCAGCAAAAGCTGAATTAGCTGCTGAAGGAAAACCAGAAAAAATCTGGGATAGAATTTTACCAGGGAAAATGGAAAGATTCATTTCTGACAATACAACTTTAGATATGGAGCAGTGTCTTTTAGACCAAGCTTTTATTAAAGATGAAAAGAAAAATGTAGCTGAATATGTTAAAACTTACGGAGATGTTTCTGTAAGTGGATTCAAAAGAGTTACTTTAGGATAA
- a CDS encoding efflux RND transporter permease subunit: MNFWTKVARLILRNRIIVLILIAAATTFLALQTKNTRFSFSEANLLPEDHEANLEYNKFLEIFGEEGNLIILGVKDSTLFTPEKFNNWNKLVKTFDSVPQVDFTVSLADIQKLKADRKKQKFVVEPLFKGTPKTQEEVNQIKQQLFDKLPFYDNLLYNEGGTIQTAIYIKKSIVNTEERPEFIHNILTPTIEKFEKDNNIEVRISGMPYIRTLNSQNIVDEIGIFVLLALLATAVIFFFFFRSYRATFITLLVVSIGVIWAFGFIGLFGYEITVLTALIPPLIIVIGVPNAIFLINKYQQEVKKHGNQAKSLQRVISKVGNATLMTNITTASGFATFIFVKSQLLREFGILASINIISIFILALLIIPIIYSFMPLPKKKHLNHLEKRWIDNVVKWMENTVRNRRISVYFGTVLIIIFGIIGIYQIRVSGSLIEDMPHGMQFYKDIKFFEKEFGGIMPLEILVDTKKDKGVMKLSTLKKMEKINEAIESFSELSKPVSVINLVKYSKQAYYNGNPKYYQLPTSQEQSHIFAYTKNSTNNSGMLKNFVDSTGRYARITTFMKDIGTDKMDIIQERLKGVVDKEFPKERYNVSFTGKALVFIKGTNYLIKNLVFSLSLAIILISLFMAWMFRSYKMILISLLPNMLPLLLTAGLMGFFDIPIKPSTILVFSIAFGISVDDTIHFLAKYRQELIANDWKIKKSVYAALNETGVSMFYTSIVLFFGFLVFTVSSFGGTIALGGLVSITLLFAMTSNLILLPSLLLTFEDKIANEKVFKEPKIKIIPPKDGDKNSTE, translated from the coding sequence ATGAACTTTTGGACTAAAGTAGCCCGCCTAATCTTAAGAAATAGAATTATTGTCTTAATATTAATAGCTGCAGCTACTACTTTTTTAGCACTTCAAACAAAAAATACACGTTTTTCTTTCTCTGAAGCTAACCTATTACCTGAAGATCATGAAGCAAACCTTGAGTACAATAAATTCTTAGAAATTTTTGGTGAAGAAGGAAATTTAATTATTCTAGGAGTTAAAGATTCAACATTATTTACACCAGAAAAATTTAATAACTGGAACAAATTAGTTAAAACATTTGATTCTGTTCCTCAAGTAGATTTTACGGTGTCTTTAGCAGATATTCAAAAACTAAAAGCAGATAGAAAAAAGCAAAAATTTGTTGTAGAACCGTTGTTTAAAGGCACTCCAAAAACACAAGAAGAAGTAAATCAAATAAAACAACAACTATTCGACAAGCTTCCTTTTTACGATAACTTACTATATAATGAAGGCGGAACAATACAAACCGCAATTTATATTAAGAAGAGTATTGTAAATACTGAAGAACGTCCAGAGTTTATTCATAATATATTAACGCCAACTATTGAAAAATTTGAGAAAGACAATAATATTGAAGTTCGTATTTCTGGAATGCCATACATTAGAACTTTAAACTCTCAAAATATTGTTGATGAAATAGGGATTTTTGTACTACTTGCATTGTTAGCAACCGCAGTAATCTTTTTCTTTTTCTTCCGCTCTTATAGAGCAACTTTTATAACACTTTTAGTAGTAAGTATTGGTGTAATTTGGGCATTCGGTTTTATTGGTTTATTTGGCTATGAAATTACTGTTTTAACAGCTTTAATTCCGCCATTAATTATTGTAATTGGAGTACCAAACGCCATCTTTTTAATCAACAAATATCAGCAAGAAGTAAAAAAACACGGTAACCAAGCCAAGTCTTTACAACGTGTAATATCTAAAGTTGGTAACGCAACTTTAATGACTAATATTACTACAGCTTCTGGTTTTGCAACCTTTATTTTTGTAAAAAGTCAGTTACTTAGAGAGTTTGGTATTTTGGCTTCAATCAACATTATAAGTATTTTCATTTTGGCATTATTGATTATACCAATCATCTATAGTTTTATGCCACTTCCAAAGAAAAAGCATTTAAATCACCTTGAAAAAAGATGGATCGATAATGTGGTAAAATGGATGGAAAATACAGTTAGAAACAGAAGAATTTCTGTGTATTTTGGAACCGTATTAATTATAATATTTGGTATTATTGGTATTTATCAAATTAGAGTTTCGGGTAGTTTAATTGAAGACATGCCACATGGAATGCAGTTTTATAAAGACATTAAATTCTTTGAAAAGGAATTTGGTGGAATTATGCCACTCGAAATTTTAGTAGACACCAAAAAAGATAAAGGAGTAATGAAACTTTCCACTTTAAAAAAGATGGAAAAAATTAATGAAGCTATTGAAAGTTTCTCTGAATTATCGAAACCAGTTTCTGTAATTAACTTAGTAAAATACTCTAAGCAGGCTTATTACAACGGAAATCCAAAGTATTATCAGCTACCAACTTCACAAGAGCAAAGTCATATTTTTGCATACACTAAAAACTCTACAAATAATTCTGGAATGTTAAAGAATTTTGTAGATTCAACAGGTCGTTATGCAAGAATTACCACGTTTATGAAGGACATTGGTACCGATAAAATGGACATTATTCAAGAGCGTTTAAAAGGTGTTGTAGACAAAGAATTTCCGAAGGAAAGATACAATGTTTCCTTTACTGGTAAAGCATTGGTTTTTATAAAAGGAACTAATTATTTAATTAAAAACTTAGTTTTTTCTTTATCATTAGCAATTATATTAATTTCATTATTTATGGCGTGGATGTTCCGTTCTTATAAAATGATTTTAATTTCATTATTGCCAAATATGTTACCATTATTGTTAACTGCAGGTTTAATGGGCTTTTTTGACATTCCTATAAAACCATCAACAATTTTAGTATTTAGTATTGCATTCGGTATTTCTGTTGATGATACAATTCACTTTTTAGCAAAATATAGACAAGAATTAATTGCGAATGACTGGAAGATAAAAAAGTCAGTTTATGCAGCATTAAATGAAACTGGTGTAAGTATGTTTTACACTTCAATAGTATTGTTTTTTGGGTTCTTAGTCTTTACAGTTTCTAGTTTTGGTGGTACAATTGCCTTAGGTGGTTTAGTATCCATAACATTACTTTTTGCTATGACTTCTAATTTAATATTATTGCCTTCACTCCTATTAACTTTTGAAGACAAAATTGCCAACGAAAAAGTGTTTAAAGAGCCAAAAATTAAGATTATTCCTCCCAAAGATGGGGATAAAAATTCTACAGAATAA
- a CDS encoding DUF5675 family protein produces MKKMVLYRNNYIGPEILGHLLVFEDLPSGGSKLIFDCKTLELEWKNNARNVSCVPSGFYNLNYEFSNKFNRSLWELKGVPGRSEAKIHVANYYTQIQGCIAVGDMHTKINSDGFLDVRNSANTLSRLHNIMSSQSKSTIRIVGKT; encoded by the coding sequence ATGAAAAAAATGGTTTTATACAGAAACAATTATATTGGTCCAGAAATATTAGGGCACTTATTAGTCTTTGAAGATTTACCTTCCGGTGGAAGCAAACTTATTTTTGATTGTAAAACATTAGAACTTGAATGGAAAAATAATGCTAGAAATGTTTCTTGCGTTCCTTCAGGGTTTTACAATCTAAATTATGAGTTCTCAAATAAATTTAATAGAAGTTTATGGGAATTAAAAGGTGTTCCAGGAAGAAGTGAAGCCAAAATTCATGTTGCAAATTATTACACTCAAATACAAGGTTGTATTGCCGTTGGTGATATGCATACCAAAATTAATAGCGATGGTTTTTTAGACGTTAGAAACAGTGCAAACACGCTGTCTAGATTGCATAATATTATGAGTTCTCAATCTAAAAGTACAATTAGAATTGTAGGAAAAACCTAA
- the asnS gene encoding asparagine--tRNA ligase: MQRSSVLNLVTTKEFDQKVTVKGWVRTFRSNRFIALNDGSTIKNIQCVIDFENTAEEILKRITTGACVSIVGTLVESQGKGQNSEIQVDELEILGDSNPDEYPIQPKKHSFEFLRENAHLRVRTNTFSAVMRVRSKLSFAVHKYFQENGFNYVNTPIITGSDAEGAGEMFKVTNFEANKAPKNEDGNVDFKQDFFGKETNLTVSGQLEAETYAMALGKVYTFGPTFRAENSNTTRHLSEFWMIEPEVAFMDLEGNMDLSEDFIKSVINYVLENCKDDLEFLDQRFAQEEKGKPQLQRSELGLIDKLKFVTENDFKRVSYTEAIDILRNSKPNKKKKFQFPINEWGADLQSEHERFLVEKHFKCPVILFDYPANIKAFYMRLNDDGKTVRAMDVLFPGIGEIVGGAQREERYDVLIEKMKALDIDEKELWWYLDLRKFGTAVHSGFGLGFERLVQFTTGMGNIRDVIPFPRTPQNAEF; this comes from the coding sequence ATGCAAAGAAGTAGCGTATTAAATTTAGTAACAACTAAAGAATTTGATCAAAAAGTAACCGTTAAAGGTTGGGTAAGAACTTTTAGAAGCAATCGTTTTATTGCTTTAAATGACGGTTCTACCATAAAAAATATACAATGTGTAATCGATTTTGAAAACACAGCTGAAGAAATTCTAAAAAGAATTACTACAGGTGCTTGTGTAAGTATTGTTGGTACTTTGGTAGAAAGCCAAGGAAAAGGACAAAATTCTGAAATTCAAGTTGACGAATTAGAAATCTTAGGAGATTCTAATCCAGATGAATATCCAATTCAACCTAAAAAACACAGTTTTGAATTTTTAAGAGAAAACGCACATTTACGCGTTAGAACAAATACATTTTCTGCAGTGATGAGAGTGCGTTCTAAACTGTCTTTCGCTGTACATAAATATTTTCAAGAGAATGGTTTCAACTACGTTAACACGCCAATTATAACAGGTTCCGATGCTGAAGGTGCTGGTGAAATGTTTAAGGTCACTAATTTTGAAGCTAACAAGGCTCCGAAAAATGAAGATGGAAATGTAGATTTTAAACAAGATTTCTTCGGAAAAGAAACAAACCTTACCGTTTCTGGTCAATTAGAAGCAGAAACTTATGCAATGGCTTTAGGTAAAGTGTATACTTTTGGACCAACTTTTAGAGCTGAGAACTCGAACACAACTCGCCATTTATCTGAATTTTGGATGATTGAACCTGAAGTTGCCTTTATGGATTTAGAAGGTAACATGGATTTATCTGAAGACTTTATTAAATCGGTTATTAACTATGTTTTAGAAAACTGTAAAGACGATTTAGAATTTTTAGATCAACGTTTTGCTCAAGAAGAAAAAGGAAAACCACAATTACAACGAAGCGAATTAGGTTTAATTGATAAATTAAAGTTTGTTACAGAAAACGATTTTAAACGTGTTTCTTACACAGAAGCTATTGATATTTTACGCAACAGTAAACCAAATAAAAAGAAGAAATTTCAGTTTCCTATTAATGAATGGGGAGCAGATTTACAATCGGAACACGAACGTTTTTTAGTTGAAAAACACTTTAAATGTCCGGTAATATTATTTGATTACCCTGCAAACATTAAGGCATTTTACATGCGTTTAAATGACGATGGAAAAACTGTACGAGCAATGGATGTTCTTTTCCCTGGAATTGGAGAAATAGTTGGTGGCGCGCAACGTGAGGAACGATATGATGTTTTAATTGAAAAAATGAAAGCATTAGACATTGACGAGAAAGAATTATGGTGGTATTTAGATTTACGTAAATTTGGTACAGCAGTTCACTCTGGTTTTGGTCTTGGTTTTGAGCGTTTAGTTCAGTTTACAACAGGAATGGGTAATATTAGAGACGTAATTCCGTTTCCAAGAACACCACAAAACGCAGAATTCTAA
- the rpsI gene encoding 30S ribosomal protein S9 → METVHKIGRRKTAVARIYLSEGKGNIIVNKKEYKNYFTTPTLQYKVQQPLMLTENLESYDIKVNVYGGGVTGQAEAIRLAITRALVSINEEHRAILKPEGLLTRDPRMVERKKFGQKKARKKFQFSKR, encoded by the coding sequence ATGGAAACTGTACACAAAATAGGTAGAAGAAAAACAGCAGTTGCTCGTATTTATCTTTCAGAAGGAAAAGGAAACATTATTGTAAACAAAAAAGAGTATAAAAATTACTTTACTACTCCAACGTTACAATATAAAGTTCAACAACCATTAATGTTAACTGAGAACTTAGAGTCTTATGACATTAAAGTAAATGTATATGGTGGTGGTGTTACTGGTCAAGCAGAAGCAATCCGTTTAGCAATTACAAGAGCGTTAGTTTCTATAAACGAAGAACACAGAGCTATATTAAAACCAGAAGGTTTATTAACTCGTGATCCAAGAATGGTTGAACGTAAGAAATTCGGTCAGAAGAAAGCACGTAAGAAATTCCAGTTCTCTAAGCGTTAA
- the rpoN gene encoding RNA polymerase factor sigma-54 produces MLKQSLHYKLLQKLSPQQIQLMKLIQLPTQAFEERLKQEIEENPALDTGKEEPENFEDTLADQEFDDTGNEKIEAEDINIDEYLSDDEYPSYKTQANNYSADDEEKNVPYAAGTTFHQSLLNQLNTFMIDEEERAIAEFLVGSIDDSGYIRREIIDLVDDLAFTQNIFTEEDKVEKVMCNVVQRLDPIGVGARDLKECLIIQLKAKSATKYRDLAIDILENAFDHFVKKHYKKLQEKFNISEEELKDTITEIGKLNPKPGSSYAGNNKIAEQIVPDYSMRIVDGQLELTLNSRNAPELHVSREYNNMLKGYQESKEKSKSQKDAVFFIKQKLDAAKWFIDAIKQRQQTLLVTMNCIMHHQYDYFLTGDERKLKPMILKDIADKINMDVSTVSRVANSKYVSTPYGTKLIKEFFSESMKNDQGEDVSTREIKKILETVVSEEDKRKPFTDEKLSKLLKEKGYPIARRTVAKYREQLDIPVARLRKEI; encoded by the coding sequence ATGCTAAAACAAAGTTTACATTATAAACTCTTACAAAAATTATCTCCACAACAAATTCAGTTGATGAAGCTAATTCAATTACCTACACAGGCTTTTGAAGAGCGTTTAAAACAAGAAATTGAAGAGAATCCTGCGTTAGATACAGGTAAAGAAGAGCCAGAAAACTTTGAAGACACATTAGCAGATCAAGAATTTGACGATACTGGAAATGAAAAAATAGAAGCTGAAGATATAAACATTGATGAATATCTTAGCGATGATGAATATCCAAGTTATAAAACACAAGCGAATAATTATTCCGCAGATGATGAAGAAAAAAACGTTCCTTATGCAGCTGGAACTACTTTTCATCAATCTTTATTAAATCAATTAAACACCTTCATGATTGATGAAGAAGAACGTGCAATTGCAGAGTTTTTAGTTGGTAGTATTGATGATAGCGGTTATATACGTAGAGAAATTATTGATTTAGTAGATGATCTAGCTTTTACCCAAAACATCTTCACTGAAGAAGATAAAGTGGAAAAAGTAATGTGTAATGTTGTACAAAGATTAGATCCAATTGGAGTTGGCGCAAGAGATTTAAAAGAATGTTTAATTATTCAATTAAAAGCTAAATCTGCTACAAAATATAGAGATTTAGCTATTGACATTCTTGAAAACGCGTTTGATCATTTTGTAAAGAAACATTATAAAAAACTACAAGAAAAATTTAATATTTCTGAAGAAGAATTGAAAGATACTATCACAGAAATAGGGAAATTAAATCCAAAACCAGGAAGTTCTTACGCAGGTAATAATAAGATTGCAGAGCAAATAGTTCCAGATTATTCAATGAGAATTGTTGACGGACAATTAGAGCTAACTTTAAATTCTAGAAACGCTCCAGAATTACATGTTTCTCGTGAATATAACAACATGTTAAAAGGATATCAAGAGTCAAAAGAGAAAAGTAAATCTCAAAAAGATGCGGTATTTTTTATCAAGCAAAAATTAGATGCTGCAAAATGGTTTATTGACGCTATTAAACAACGTCAACAAACACTTTTAGTTACTATGAACTGCATAATGCACCATCAATACGATTATTTTTTAACTGGTGATGAGCGCAAGTTAAAACCAATGATCTTAAAAGATATTGCAGATAAAATTAACATGGATGTTTCTACAGTTTCTCGTGTAGCAAACAGTAAGTATGTATCTACGCCTTACGGAACAAAATTGATTAAAGAATTCTTCTCAGAATCGATGAAAAATGACCAAGGGGAAGATGTATCTACAAGAGAAATAAAGAAAATTTTAGAGACTGTTGTTTCTGAAGAAGATAAACGCAAGCCTTTTACAGATGAAAAATTATCTAAATTACTCAAAGAAAAAGGCTACCCAATCGCTAGAAGGACTGTTGCCAAATATCGTGAGCAATTAGATATTCCCGTTGCAAGACTTAGAAAAGAAATTTAA
- the rpsB gene encoding 30S ribosomal protein S2: MANIQELLDSGVHFGHLTRKWNPNMAPYIYTERNGVHIIDLYKTSAKIDEASAALQKIANSGRKILFVATKKQAKDIVAEKAKAVNMPYITERWPGGMLTNFVTIRKAVKKMAHIDRMKQDGSFDALSKREKLQINRQREKLEKNLGSISDMTRLPAAIFIVDVKKEHIAIAEALNLNIPIFAMVDTNSDPRPVDYVIPANDDASKSIDKVLSYVTDAIAVGLSDRKADKEKVKETKEVAKKEALKAVEAKVEVTEVPTEEKK; the protein is encoded by the coding sequence ATGGCAAATATTCAAGAATTATTAGATAGTGGTGTACACTTTGGACACTTAACTAGAAAATGGAACCCAAACATGGCTCCATACATTTATACTGAGCGTAATGGTGTACACATCATTGACTTGTATAAAACATCAGCTAAAATTGACGAAGCTTCAGCTGCGTTACAAAAAATAGCTAACTCAGGACGTAAAATCTTATTTGTTGCAACTAAAAAGCAAGCAAAAGATATCGTTGCAGAAAAAGCTAAAGCTGTAAACATGCCTTACATTACAGAAAGATGGCCTGGAGGAATGTTAACAAACTTTGTTACTATCCGTAAAGCTGTTAAGAAAATGGCACATATTGATAGAATGAAACAAGATGGTTCTTTCGACGCTTTATCTAAAAGAGAAAAGTTACAAATTAACCGTCAGCGTGAAAAATTAGAAAAGAATTTAGGTTCAATTTCTGATATGACACGTTTACCAGCTGCAATTTTTATTGTAGATGTTAAGAAAGAGCACATTGCAATTGCAGAAGCTTTAAACTTAAACATTCCAATCTTTGCAATGGTAGATACAAACTCTGATCCTAGACCAGTAGATTATGTAATTCCTGCAAATGATGATGCTTCTAAATCTATTGATAAAGTATTATCTTATGTAACTGATGCGATTGCTGTAGGTTTATCTGACAGAAAAGCAGATAAAGAAAAAGTAAAAGAAACTAAAGAAGTTGCTAAAAAAGAAGCTCTTAAAGCTGTAGAAGCTAAAGTTGAAGTTACTGAAGTACCTACTGAAGAAAAAAAATAA
- the rplM gene encoding 50S ribosomal protein L13, with amino-acid sequence MNTLSYKTVSANSSTVNKEWVLVDADGQTLGRLASKVAMLIRGKYKPSFTPHVDCGDNVVIINAEKIQLTGKKWTEKSYIRHTGYPGGQRSLTATEMFEKDPTRLIEKAVKGMLPKNKLGSALFKNLYVYAGTEHGQDAQKPKLTNLNDLK; translated from the coding sequence ATGAACACATTAAGTTACAAAACAGTATCAGCAAACAGCTCTACGGTAAACAAAGAGTGGGTTTTAGTTGATGCAGACGGGCAAACGTTGGGTCGTCTAGCTTCTAAAGTAGCAATGCTAATTAGAGGTAAGTACAAACCAAGTTTTACACCACACGTAGATTGTGGAGATAACGTGGTAATTATCAACGCAGAAAAAATTCAATTAACTGGAAAGAAATGGACTGAAAAGTCTTACATCCGTCACACGGGTTATCCAGGAGGTCAAAGATCACTTACTGCAACAGAAATGTTTGAGAAAGATCCTACAAGATTAATCGAAAAAGCAGTAAAAGGTATGTTACCAAAAAACAAATTAGGTAGTGCTTTATTCAAAAACTTGTATGTATATGCAGGAACTGAGCACGGTCAAGACGCACAAAAACCTAAACTTACTAACCTTAACGATCTTAAATAA